The DNA window AGGCGCAACTGCAAATCCATTTCTGCGTCCTGCTCTGGGGCATCACCGCGATCCTGGGCAAGCTGATCACGCTGCAAGCATTGCCGCTGGTGTGGTGGCGCATGTTGATCGTGGTGGTGGCGCTGGCGTTGTTGCCGCGGGTGTGGCGCGGCTTGCGTGGTTTGTCCGGGCAGGTGGTGCTGGGTTATTGCGGCATCGGCGCGTTGGTGGCATTGCACTGGCTGACCTTCTACGGCGCGATCAAGCTGGCCAATGCCTCGGTGGCGGCGACCTGCATCGCATTGGCGCCGGTGTTCACTGCAACGATCGAGCCATGGGTGACGCAGCGACCGTTCCGTCCGCGCGAATTGCTGTTCGGGCTGGCGGTGTTGCCCGGCGTGGCGCTGGTGGTCGGCGGGGTGCCGGACGGCATGCGCGCCGGCGTGGTGCTCGGTGCGATTTCGGCGGTATTGGTCGGGCTGTTCGGCTCACTGAATAAACGCATGGTGGCGCATGCCGATCCGCTCACCGTCACCGCGTTGGAACTCGGCGCCGGCACACTGACCTTGACCCTGCTCGCACCGGCGATGTCGTTGCTGTTGCCGTCGTTGCATGGCGATCCGTTGATCATTCCCAGCCTGCATGACAGCGCGTTGTTGCTGCTGCTGTCGCTGGCCTGCACCTTGTTGCCATTTGCATTGGCACTAGTGGCGCTGCGCCACCTCAGCGCCTACTCGGTGCAGTTGGTGACCAATCTCGAGCCGGTCTACGCCATCGTTCTGGCCATTGCATTGCTCGGCGAGCAACGCGAACTGACGTTGCAGTTCTATCTCGGCATGACGATCATTCTCGGCGCGGTATTTCTGCATCCGGTACTCGAACGCCGGCGCAAAGTGGTGCGCCCGGAACTGCTCGGCACAGCCGAGGCAAAAAACATCGTCGAGTAAACCACAGATCGGCCGCACGCACGCGCAACATCCTTATGCAGCAGTGACCCAGGGCACCACCGCTTTACGGCTGTGCGGGTGCGGGTGCGGGTGCGGTTGTGGATCCGGCAGTGGCCAATCGATCTGGCGCACGCAGGCAAGCCTACCCTAAAGCCCGAATGACACCACTAGCGGCATGCGTCAGCTGGGTTGTGCACAACGCAGAGCACCGTAGTGGTCCAATAGCACACTTGCCGCATCACGCAGCAACCGCGCGCGCCAGGCAGCTGCGCAATCGTTGCCAATCAATGCAAACCAGCCCGGCACCTACGCCAACGCCACCACCTGATCCCGCCCACCGCGCTTGGCCGCATACAAGGCCTGATCGGCACGCTTGATCACCGCCTCCACACTCTCTTGCGGATGCAAGGTGGCCACGCCAATGCTCACCGTCACCGTCACCGGCAACGCGATCGTCATCACCGCCACGCTTTGCCGCAGATACTCGCATTGCACGCGCGCCTGCAGCAGATCCACGTTAGGCAACAGCAGCACGAATTCCTCCCCGCCATAACGTGCGATCGTGCCGGCACCGGCGACATGCGCGCGCAGCAACGTCGACAGTTCGCGCAACACCATATCGCCCTGGTCGTGCCCATGCACGTCGTTGACGATCTTGAAATGATCGACATCCAGCAGCGCCAGCGACAACGGCTGATCTGCCGCCCGCGTCTGTTCGGTGGCTGCCGCCAATGCCACTGCAAACGCGCGCCGGTTGGGCAAGCCGGTCAATGGATCGGTGCGGGTTTGCTCGACCAGATCGGCGTTCACCGCATCCATCGCCGCGTAATAACCAGCCATCTGCCCTTCGTACCAATCGCGCTCGTGCAGTTGCTGGCGCAGCCGCTTGCCGGCCAGACGCAGTTCCAGCAAATGCGAGGCCTGCCGCGATAAGGCCTGCAGGGCTTCGCGCTGCTCGTCGCGCAAATGCGCCGGGGTCTGGTCGAACACGCACAACGAACCCAGCGCCATGCCTTCGCTGGTCACCAGCGGCGCACCGGCATAGAAGCGCACGCCAGCGCTGCCGGTGACCATCGGATTGTCGTGGAAGCGAGGGTCGAGCAAGGTGTCCTCGACCATCAGCACTTCGCCCGGGCGCAGAATCGCATGCGCACAGAACGAGATATCGCGCGGCGCTTCACCGCGCAGCGCACCATGTGCAGACTTGAGCCACTGGCGATCTTGGTCCACCAGCACTACGGCCGCCATCTGCGTCTCGCACAGCGTAGAGGCGATCATGGCCAGATCGTCGAATGCACTTTCGGCCGGCGAATCCAGCACCTCGTACTGACGCAAGACGGCCAGCCGCTCGGCTTCGTTGCTCGGCAATTCCGGTTTGATCACTGCCCGCACCCGCTTGCTGTTATGGGGGAAAGTATGCCGTAGCTCAAGAGCCGCAACCATCGGGATCCTACCGACGCCCAATGCCGGGCGCGCGGCCGTCCAAACCAGCGTCGGCTGCCTTACCAGTCGGTGCGCTGCGGCAGCAATCCACACAGTTCCGCATCGCTGAGGTTGCGCCATTGCCCTGGTTTGAGTGCGACCAATTTGATGTTGTCGATGCGCACCCGGCGCAACTGGGTCACGCGGTAGCCGAATTCGGCAGCCATCAGGCGGATCTGCCGATTCAAGCCCTGCTCCAGCACGATGCGGAAGCCGAACTTGGCGATCCGCGCAGTGCGGCACGGCAGCGTGGTCTCGTTGTGGATGCGCACGCCGCGCGCCATGCCACGCAGAAATTGGTCAGTCACCGGCTTGTTGACTGCCACCAGGTATTCCTTCTGGTGACGATTTTCTGCGCGCAAAATCTCATTGACGATATTGCCGTTGCTGGTCATCAGAATCAGCCCCTCGGAGTCCTTGTCGAGCCGGCCGATCGGGAAGATGCGCTGCTGGTGCCCGACGAATTGGACAATATTGCCCTTGACCGAACTTTCGGTGGTGCAGGTGATGCCGACCGGCTTGTTGAGCGCGATGTACACGTGTCGGCGCCCGCCGGGTTTGCTGGCGATGCGCCTGCGCAGCGGCTGGCCATCCACCAGCACGGTGTCTTCCTCGCCCACTACCGCGCCGGTGTCGGCAGGCACGCCATTGACGGTCACCCTCCGTTGGCCGATCAGGCGATCGGCCTCGCGGCGTGAGCAAAAGCCGGTGTCGGCGATGTATTTGTTGAGTCGAGTCGTCATCTGCCGATTATCGGCGATTTAGAGTGGCCAACAATAACGACGGCGCAGACGCCAGGTGGGTGCGAACGGCGCGGAGGAAGCTCAGTGTACGAGTGGTACATGCCAATTCCGAGCACCGGCCGCGCCCGCCTGGCGTCTGCGCCGTCGTTATTGTCGGTCGCTCTTATCCAGACACCACTACCAACGGCTGCGGCATGCGTAGCAAATCATCCAGCGGACACGGGCGATGCAGGCTGAAGCCTTGCACCTGACCCACCCCGGCATCGCGCAAACCGGGGATGTCCGCTTCCGATTCCACGCCTTCGGCCACCACCTCAATCCCCAGCGCCAGGCCCACCTGCGCGATCGAATGCACCGCCGCGCGATCCACCGCGTCGTGCGCGTAATTGCGTACGAAGCCGCAGTCGATCTTCAGCACATCCACGGTGAACTGCTTGAGATAGCCGAACGAGGCAAGGCCGCTGCCGAAATCGTCCAGCGCCACATGGCAGCCACGCGCACGCACGCTCTGCACGAAGCGCTGCGCCTGTTCTAGATTGCCGATGAACGCAGTCTCGGTGATCTCCATGCACAGCTTGGGCACCAGCGTGGGGTAGCGCTCGAACAAGGCACACACAAAGTCGAGAAAATCCGGCTGCGCGATCGATTGCGCCGACAGATTGACGTGGCACAGTGCCAGCCTCGCCACATGCAGCGGGTTGGCCGCCAACTGCGCGCACAAGGTTTCCAGCACGTGCACATCGACCATGCGACCCAAGCCATAGCGCTCCACCGCAGGCAGAAATTCGCCAGGGCTCAACACACGTCCGTCGCGCGCGCGCATGCGCACCAGCACTTCGTATTGCAGACGTCCGGGGTCGCTCAACACCTGGATTTTCTGCGCGTACAACAGCAAGCGGTCTTCGGCGATGGACTGCTGCACTGCGCTGATCCAGCCACCGTCGTTGCGGCGGCGCGCCAATGCCAAATCGTTTTCGTCGAAACAGCGAATGCGGTTGCGGCCTTCTTCCTTGGCCGCATAACAGGCCAGATCGGCGGCGGTCATCAAGGTGTTGAGATCGCTGGCCCCCTGGCGGATTTCCACCACGCCGAAGCTGCAACTGGGCGTCAGCGGCTTGCCGCCCTGATGGCTCCACGGCTGTCCGAGCACGCCGTGCATGTGCGTGAGCAAGGCCTGCGCCTGCAGTAGATCGGTGTTGGCCAGCAGAATCGCGAACTCGTCGCCGCCCAGCCGCCCCAGCCAATCGCCGGGGCGCAACTGCATGGTGATCACATCGGCGAAGTGGCACAGGAATTTGTCGCCGACCGCATGCCCGAAGGTGTCGTTGACCAGTTTGAAATGATCCAGATCGACAAAGCACAGCGCATGGCACAGCTGCGGCGATTGGGGCGGCTCGATCAGGCACAGCAATCTGCGTTCGATCTCGCCACGATTGATCAACCCGGTCAAGGCATCGTGGCGCGCGTGGAAGGCCACTTCGTCGGCCAGCTCGTGCGCATGCGAGACATCTTCGATCACCGCCAGCACCAGGGTCGGTTCTTCCGGACCGGGCTCCATCAGCGAGGCGCTCCAGCGGCCCCACATCACCTCACCGTCTGCATGCAGAAAGCGCAGCTCGGCGGACTGCAGCAACGTCGGCCAATCGATCATACCGCGGCTGTCCAGCACGATATCGTCCGGATGCATCAACTCGGCCAGCGTGCAGGCCTGCAGTTCTTCCGGCCGGTAGCGCAGGATATTGGCCATCGACGCGTTGGCATCGAGCACGCGTCCGCGCAGATCGAACTTGACCATGCCAAGCGCCGCCTGCTGAAACGCGGTGCGGAAACGGCCCTCGTGCGAGAGCAGATAATCGCGGATGCGCCGCATCGCCAGCACGCAGGTGGTCAGCACCAGCAGCAAGGTGACCAGGCTGCAAACCACCATCACATCGTGCAGCAGGCGCGCGCAGCGGCTCAGCAGCACCAGGAACTGCTCTGCATCTCCGCGCATGCGGCCATCCAACAGATACAGTTCATGGCGCAAAGCCTGCAGCGCGCGCGGGTCGGGGTTGGCGGTGGCCTGCACGGAGGCGGCACGGTCGACCAATGCACTCAGTTGCAGAATGCTGGCGTCGGTATGCTTCCAAAGCGCGATCGCTTCGCCAAGAAACGGAAATTCCCGGCCATAGCGATAGAGCCGCACCATTTGCGGCATATCTTGACGGGCATTGCGGCCGGCGTTCAGGCCGGCGTAGACCTCATCCCAGTCGATTACCGGCTGTTCGACGGCCATGCGCGCCGAGCGATCGCCCAGAGGCACTTCCAGCGCACGGCAAGCGGCTTGCAGATCGGCTGGATCGCCACTACCCAGGTAACGCTCCATCCAATACACCGACTCCTGCTGGGCATTGGACCAGTGGCTTTGGCCGACGATCCAGGCGGTGGCCCCGGATTGAATCTCGATCAGCAACGCGGACACCACTGCCATGCCGATGGCAATGCCGATCAAAAGCGCCAGAGGAAGCGTCAACCAGCCGCGCACCATGTGCATGGTCTGCCCACTGCTTGTGCCGCGTGCTGCCTGCGCCATTGCCATCCCATCCCTCACCGCCCCAGTGCGATTCAGGCGCCCAGTGAGCGCCTGGAGATAGTAGCGGCAGCAAAGGCCGAGTCTGTATGGCAGCACCCGCCTGGCAGGGCGCCGGTCAGGTTAGTCGCACTGACTGACGACGCACTGCCGTCAATTCCCCAAAGGGGCCGCATGCTTCGCCGGCATCGCATGCTCTAGTACATTGCGATACTAGGCACCGACGACATCGGCCTGAGCGCGGCGCAGCCGCTGCGAGCCGCGCTTAGAACGGCTAACAAAACGACCGCCCTCACCGCCAGGCGGGCGCGGTCGGTGCTTGGAATCGGCATGTACCATGCGTACACTGCGGTTCCTCCGCGCCGTCCGCACCCACCCGACGACTGCTCGCTACGTTTTGTTAGCCGCGCTTACTCGCCGCGTGGCTTGGGCGCCGCCTTGCGATGCGGTGCGCCGGCGCGGTCCATCGGACGGCCCGGGCCGTTTGGACGACCGGACGGCTTGCCACCACGCGGGAAGCGCAGCTTGGACGGCGACGCCGACGCCTCGCCTTCTTCCAGCTTACGCATGTTCAGCTGCTGACCGGACACCCAGACCTTCTTCAGGTGCGTTAGTAGTTCGCGCGGCATGTCGGCCGGCAGATCCAGAATCGAGTAATCGTCCTGGATGTCGATCCGGCCGATGTAGCGGCTTTCCAGACCGGCTTCGTTGGCGATCGCGCCGACGATATTGGCCGGCTTCACGCCGTGGGTGTGGCCTACGTCGATGCGGTAGCTCTCCATGCCGAACTCCGGCTCGCCCCGCGGGGCGACCGGGTCGCGGCGAGGACGCTCGGCGCCGCCGTCATCGGCAAACGCCGGACGCTCGGCACGCGGCGGACGCGCAGCGCGCTCGCCGCCGGCACGCGGGCCACGCTCGAACTTGGGCTCGAATCGCGGACGCTCGCCACGATCACCACGCTCGTTGCGCTCACGCGGCGCAAATTCTTCGCGCGCACCGCGTACCGGTGGAGTCAGCAGGAACGGCGAATCGCCTTGCAGCAACCTGGCCATGGCCGCGGCGATATCGATCGCCGGCACGTTGTTTTCGGTCTCGTAGCGCTGCAGCAGGTCGCGATACATCTCGATCTGGCCACCGGCCAGTGTCTCGGTGATGCGGGCCATGAAACGCGCCACGCGCGTGTCGTTGACTGCATCCACACTCGGCAGCTGCATTTCTTCGATCGGCTGGCGGGTGGCGCGCTCGATCGAACGCAGCATGCCCTTCTCGCGCGGGGTGACGAACAGGATCGCATCGCCGTTGCGGCCGGCACGCCCGGTGCGACCGATGCGGTGCACGTAGCTTTCGGTGTCGTACGGGATGTCGTAATTCAGCACGTGACTGACGCGCTCAACGTCCAGACCGCGCGCGGCCACGTCGGTGGCGACCAGGATGTCCAGCTTGCCGTCCTTGAGCTGGGCGATGGTCTTCTCGCGGGCGGCCTGCTGCATGTCGCCATTGATGGCGGCCGCTGCCAGACCGCGCGCCTGCAGCTTCTGCGCCAGCTCTTCGGTACCGGCCTTGGTGCGCGCGAAGATGATCATGCCGTCGAACGGCTCGACCTCCAGAATGCGGGTCAACGCATCCAGCTTGTGCAGCCCGCTTACCCACCAGTAGCGCTGGCGGATGTTGGCCGAGGTCGTGGTCTTGGCCGCGATGGTGACTTCGGCCGGGTCCTTCAGATAGGTCTGGGCGATACGACGGATCGCCGGCGGCATGGTTGCCGAGAACAGCGCAACCTGGCGCTTTTCCGGCAACTTCTTTAGCACCGCTTCAACGTCGTCGATGAAGCCCATGCGCAGCATTTCGTCGGCTTCGTCCAACACCAGCGTCTTGAGCTGGGACAGATCGAGCGTGCCGCGATCCAGGTGATCGATCACGCGGCCGGGCGTACCGACCACGACATGCACGCCGCGCTTGAGCGCGCTCAGCTGCTGGGCATAGGGCTGGCCACCGTAGACCGGCAGCACGCGGAAGCCGGGAATGGCTTCGGCATATTTCTGGAACGCCTCGGCGACCTGGATGGCCAGTTCGCGGGTCGGTGCCAGCACCAGCGCCTGCGGCTTGAGCTGGCTGAGGTCGGCATTGGACAGCACCGGCAACGCAAACGCAGCGGTCTTGCCGGTACCGGTCTGGGCCTGGCCGAGTACGTCGCGACCGGCCAGCAGCGCGGGAATGGTGGCAGCCTGGATCGGCGACGGGGACTCGTAGCCAACGTTGGCTACTGCCTTCATCACAGCGTCAGAGAGGCCGAGGTCTGCAAACAGCAGCGGCGCGGGAGATTCTTTGGACATTGGTAACTCCGGAGGCGCCGCACGGAGCCGGCAGGCGCAAAGCCGCATAGTGTGCCTGCTCAGCCCCCCTGCTGTCGAAATTTCGGTGATAGTCCGTTCACTTTGCTCGCTCAAGCCAACCGTCCTGGCGAGCCGCCCGATCCACCTGCCCGGCCGGAGCCATGCCCCTGGGCACAGACCTGCAGACCCGAGTCATCGCCCTACTGCAGCAACAACTCTGCATCTTATTGAAAGGGCGCGGCCGGCAATTGCCGCGGCCGCGCCGGCCGCGCAGCACTGGCGCAGCAGATCGCCACGCCGCTATGGCGGGCATTTCCGAATTACGACCCGCGCCGGGGCTTGTCTACCTGGATGTAGCCGATCGCATCGAACGCCGCGATCCGCCAGTTGCGCGGGCCAGCGACCGCCGGGGAATGCTGGCAGCGCAGCTGCGTTGGTTGATGCTGTTTCGCATAACGAACGGACAAGGCGCAATGGTATTGCCTGCTGCTCAAGACAGATAATCACCATACCTCCATTACCGAGCGCACCATGCAAATCCTGGAATTCGACCTGGACGGCGAGTACATCGAACTCAACCAGCTGCTCAAGCTGACCGGCAGCGCCGACAGCGGCGGCCAGGGCAAGGCGATCGTCGCCAGCGGTGCGGTCAGCGTCGACGGTGTGCAGGAGCTGCGCAAGACTGCCAAGATCCGCGCCGGTCAACGCGTGCAGATGGACGATGTGGAGATTCGCGTGCTGGCGCTGGATCCAGACGCTGAGCCCAGCGAATGAAGGTCGTGGAGATCGGCCAATGTAACGTGGCGCCGTTTGAGGAAGACCCGGATCACGATGTCTATTTGTAATTTTTCGATTGCGATCGATTCGGCGCAGCCGTTCCGGTTCGAGCAGTCCATTCGCGGCGGCTGCAGCATGCTGGCGTTGCACGAGCTGGAAACCTGGCGCGGCGACTGTCGCGCAGATGCGAGCAAGGCCGGCTGCGCCTGGGTGACCCCATTGCTCGACGAGGCATTGCGCAGCGGCCATGCAAAGACGGCAATCGATGCGATCGTGGCGCGAGTGAACGTGCCGGCCTGAGTACAGCGTGGGCTGGCGTCGTGATCTCGGTCGACAAAGACCGCCGATCCTAAGAGCGGCTAACAAAACGTAGCGAGCAGCTCCGATGCGCACGCCCGTAGCCTTGCAACAGCGGCACACCTTCAATATGGCGCCTGGGCAGCCGCTGCATCACGTACACCCTCACCCTCGGCCAAGCCCCCCAGGCTCTGCCAACCCGAAGGCGAATCCGGCGATTGGGCGCCAGCCAGCCCAGATCGCCTGTAATGCGTGCGGGCACGGCAAGGACACGATCGAGCGCTGCGTATGCGCGCGCGCGTCGGGCATTCGTGGGTTGCGCCCCCTGTTGCGCATCACCCGCATTACATCACCAACCCAGCAGTGCCCGCAGCAGCTTGACGATGCCCCAAAACGACACCACCCAGATCGCGCTGCGCAGGTAGGGAATGCCCGCCGAATACACCGGCACATAGGCCACCCGCGCCCACAGGTAAAGCTGCACGCCGAGCGCAGTGTCTGCACTCGTGCGTCCGGCAACACTCACCGCCAAAACGGCAGCGGCGAAGATCGGAAAGGTTTCCAGGTAATTGCGCAATGCACGCTCCAGTCGCGCGGCAACGCCGGTGAGCGGTCTGGTCTCATTATCGCGTGCGCTGGCATTCCATTTGATGCCGCGCTGGGCGGTCGTGCTGGCCGAGGCGGCCAGCAATTGCACCACTCCAAGCACCATGGCCCAGCCCAGCATCTGCAGTTCGGTCGTCAGTTCCACGCACCTCTCCTGGTTGGGGGCAGCATCACTTGATCGACGTGCGCAGGCTGTAGCCGGCAAGCCGCCAAGTCTTGTCTTCATCCAGACGGAACGACACCAGCTCGCGCACCGGCTGTTGTGCCTTGGCGAAGCGGGTCGGGAAGCTGACGTTGATGTACAGACCTTCGGGTACCTGCGCACCGGGGGCGTACTTTACCCGCGTCACCGAGCCCTGCCCGCGCCCGACCACTGCACCAAGCCGAGCACGCTCGGCGCCGATCTGGCTGACGAAGACGTCGCGCTTGACCGCAGTCTTGGCCACGGCGGAGGCACCATCCCACAGCGAGGCGACCTGATTGGCATCGACCAGTTGCGCCACGCGCAACGCGGCCTGGGTCATCTCGGTGTTCTGCTTGGTAAACTGCGCCTGCTGCGCCTGGCTGGCGATCGACGCTGCAGGCGCTAGTGCATCACCAGCCGGACGCGCCGCGCTCTGCGTCTGGTGTGCCAAGACCAACGAGGGAACCAACAGCAGCCCAGCAAGCAAACCAGGACGGGACATTGAGCAGTGACCTCATGCTTAGCGAACAGATGGGAAACGCCGCACAGGTTGCGGCGGGCACTGCAGTTTAGAGCGGGTCAGGGATTTTCGAGCAACCTAAAGCGGTCTTGAGCACCGCTATGTCGGCGTGTCGCAGAACCGGCTCGCGGCACTCGGGCGGTAGACTCAGGGTTCTCCGGCAGGCGGTACCGTCACAACGCCACGCGGTCGCCATAGCCGCCAGCTGATCCACAGCGCGCGCGCGGTTGCCCCGATTAGCGCGATCAAGCTCAGCCAGACCGCCACGATGGCCGGCCACTGTACCCGCGTCGCTGCTGCGAGCGCCTGCAGGAGCTCGGCGACACCGAAGCCAACCAGTACCAGCAGTGCAGATGGCAAGTACGCCAACATAATTCCCTTGGTCTTCCCGATCATGCTGCCCCCCGGCTCCGTTACCTGCAGCGACAATAGGCAGCGCGCGGTGCGGTGTGTGTGAAGCTCAGTCGTCTCCCTGGCAAGCGCCGACGCCGGTGCGGCGGACGACTTGGATGCGGGCGCTGCCGCAGGCGCACTCGGCGGACGGTCGGCAGTGGCTGCCGCGTCCTGCTCGGACGTGAGCGTACTTACGCAGCTCCTCCATCGTCAGCAGACCCAGGCTGCTATTGGGCACGATCGGCAACCGCGGCCAGCCGCCACACCAACGCCGCAAAACCGGCGCCGGTCGCAGTGCCATCCGAAAACGGCCAGCCCGCAGTGCGGCGAGCGCATAGACTTGGCGCCATGCAGACCGCCACACCCGACCGAACCCAATGCGAGCGCGCCCGGTTGGCGCGCGATGCACGCTTCGATGGGTTGTTTTTTACCGCAATGCGCAGTACCGGCAGCGCGCGGAAGTGCCTGGCGGCGAACTCATGTTGCGGCTGAGCTGCCCCGCGCCCGCGCCGCCACTCTGCGCGCATTGGCCCTGGCTTGCGCGCAGAGCCGGCTGCAGTTCGGCGCAGGCCAGCGTCTGCCCGACTTCATCGCCGCCTGCACTGCATTGCCCGGCATCGGGCCGTGGACTGCGCGCTACGCGGCCATGCGCGCTGTCGCATCCTGATGCCTTTCCTGCCGGCGACCTGATCCTGCAACAGGTCCTCGGCACGCCAGAACGCCTGAGCGAACGCACCACCGACGCGCGCGCGCAGGCATGGCGACTGTGGTACGCCTACGCCGTGCTGCACCTGTGGCATCTCGCCGTCGATCGCAAGGACACCCGTTCATGAGCACGTTGCATTACGACACCTTTCCTTCACCGATCGGCGCACTCAGCGTGGCTGCCGACAACACAGGTGTGCACTACATCCTGTTCGCGCAGAACCGCTATGACGCGGTCGCCCGCGCGCGCTGGGTGCACGATCCCGACGCACCGCTGGTGTGCGAGGCACGCGAGCAATTGCTCGACTATCTGCATGGGGGGCGCCGTCGTTTCGATCTGCCGCTGGCACCGACCGGCACGCCGTTTCAACTTGAGGTCTGGCACATGCTTGCGCAGATTCGGTTCGGTCAAACCTGGAGTTATGCGCAACTTGCGCAGGCCGTAGGTCGACCCGCGGCCAGCCGCGCGGTCGGTGCCGCCAATGGTCGCAATCCGCTGCCGATCGTACTGCCTTGCCATCGCGTAATCGGCACCAATGGCGCGCTGACCGGCTTCGGTGGTGGTCTGCCGACCAAGCAAGCGTTGTTGCAGTTGGAAGGCTGGTCGCCGCGACACATCGCACGCGCCGACGACCTATCTGCCGACGTCTCCGCAACACGCACGTGCTGACTTCGCGACGTCATCGCTGCACCGTAAAGTGGCGGGATGATCGATCGACGTTTTGTGCTTGCCGCGGCGGCCATTGCCCTGCTCGCGGCCTGCAGCACCCACACACCTGCGCGCACTGCGCCATCGCAGTTGCCGACAGCCGCAGCGATGGCAGACGCTGTGCCCAGCGGCGCGCCGCACACCCTGCTGTTGATCTCCATCGACGGCCTGCGTGCAGACATGCTCGATCGCGGCATCACGCCCAACCTGTCGCAGCTCGCCCACGAGGGCGTGCGTGCGCTCTGGATGATGCCATCGTATCCATCGCTGACCTTTCCCAATCACTACACCCTGGTCACCGGCCTGCGCCCGGATCACCACGGCATCGTGCATAACAGCATGCGCGACTCGGCGCTGGGCCGCTTCTGGCTGAGCAAGCCCGAAGCGGTAGGCGATGCGCGCTGGTGGGGTGGCCAGCCGCTGTGGGTGGGCGTGGAAAAAGCCGAGCAGCATGCGGCGATCTGGTCGTGGCCCGGTAGCGAG is part of the Xanthomonas fragariae genome and encodes:
- a CDS encoding methylated-DNA--[protein]-cysteine S-methyltransferase; translated protein: MSTLHYDTFPSPIGALSVAADNTGVHYILFAQNRYDAVARARWVHDPDAPLVCEAREQLLDYLHGGRRRFDLPLAPTGTPFQLEVWHMLAQIRFGQTWSYAQLAQAVGRPAASRAVGAANGRNPLPIVLPCHRVIGTNGALTGFGGGLPTKQALLQLEGWSPRHIARADDLSADVSATRTC